In one window of Erythrolamprus reginae isolate rEryReg1 chromosome 1, rEryReg1.hap1, whole genome shotgun sequence DNA:
- the FAM177B gene encoding protein FAM177B, with protein sequence MMDNSQKTLQEEVNDGRELGDNTLKENKSGKIIYFANGETMEDCSSEEDDLEEDNQKPLIDTANLSWGHYLRSWALQMIATAIFACDFLGGKVATFLGLNEAKYQYAVDEYYRTQNKKIECDEDGEEMPKMKETTTSNEKYHLEMKKLRYGSIYCNDTPFLHQKDTVANINELDKCGLQN encoded by the exons ATGATGGACAATTCCCAAAAAACTCTACAG GAGGAAGTGAATGATGGAAGGGAACTGGGAGATAATACTCTAAAGGAAAATAAATCTGGAAAgattatttattttgcaaatggTGAAACAATGGAAGACTGCAGTTCAGAAGAAGATGATCTTGAGGAGGACAATCAGAAGCCATTAATTGACACT GCCAATCTCTCTTGGGGTCATTATCTACGAAGCTGGGCACTTCAAATGATAGCCACAGCAATTTTTG CTTGTGATTTTCTTGGTGGGAAAGTTGCCACCTTCCTTGGACTCAATGAAGCTAAATACCAGTATGCAGTGGATGAATATTACAGGACACAAAACAAG AAAATTGAATGTGATGAAGATGGTGAGGAGATGCCAAAAATGAAGGAGACAACCACATCAAATGAAAAGTACCATCTAGAGATGAAGAAGCTAAGATACGGGTCTATTTATTGTAATGATACCCCATTCCTTCACCAGAAGGACACTGTTGCAAATATAAATGAACTTGACAAATGTGGGTtgcaaaattga